In a single window of the Dreissena polymorpha isolate Duluth1 chromosome 3, UMN_Dpol_1.0, whole genome shotgun sequence genome:
- the LOC127872202 gene encoding uncharacterized protein LOC127872202: MSSHTTLAHLLVVYVLITMTHGQQGDWTTEGYNNTGNWTNGGFNNTGGMFAYCMNNWDCEGVYVCISKMCSCPSKTIYTGFGCQSDRDSGIQCSSTLDCNYYNNTQCIIDRNETSTCACPHAFQKFDTASGCRERERFDACDMDTDCKPPTTCQDMGSGSLMCMDDNYMNNTGNWTNGGFNNTGNWTNGGFNNTGGMFAYCMNNWDCEGVYVCISMMCSCPSKTKDTGFGCQSDRGNVHRPVSWRQ, translated from the exons ATGTCTTCACATACCACGTTGGCGCACCTACTGGTTGTCTATGTCCTCATAACAATGACTCATGGACAACAAG GCGACTGGACAACTGAAGGATATAATAACACAG gGAACTGGACAAATGGTGGATTTAACAATACAG GAGGAATGTTCGCGTACTGCATGAATAACTGGGACTGCGAGGGAGTCTACGTGTGCATCTCTAAGATGTGTTCATGCCCTTCCAAGACGATATACACTGGATTCGGTTGCCAGAGCGACAGAG ATTCGGGAATCCAGTGCAGCTCAACCTTGGACTGCAACTATTATAACAATACACAGTGCATCATTGATCGAAACGAAACTTCTACCTGTGCATGCCCACACGCGTTTCAAAAGTTTGATACTGCATCAGGGTGCAGGGAACGAG AAAGGTTTGATGCCTGCGACATGGACACAGATTGCAAGCCGCCAACCACGTGTCAAGATATGGGGAGCGGAAGTTTGATGTGCATGGACGACAACTACATGAACAACACAG GCAACTGGACGAATGGAGGATTTAACAACACAG ggAACTGGACAAATGGTGGATTTAACAATACAG GAGGAATGTTCGCGTACTGCATGAATAACTGGGACTGCGAGGGAGTCTACGTGTGCATCTCTATGATGTGTTCATGCCCTTCCAAGACCAAAGACACTGGATTCGGTTGCCAGAGCGACAGAGGTAACGTACATAGGCCCGTAAGCTGGAGACAATAA